In Aureibaculum algae, the following are encoded in one genomic region:
- a CDS encoding MFS transporter, with translation MKQSKFILPIIVISQFCCTSLWFAGNGVMSDLIVNFNLETSALGHLTSAVQFGFILGTLVFAIFTIADRFSPSKVFFSCALLGSLFNVGVIWDGNSLTSILSLRFITGFFLAGIYPVGMKIATDYYEKGLGKSLSFLVGALVIGTAFPHLAKEMTGTFAWKSVIILTSSLAVIGGLLMLIMVPDGPYRKPANKIDLSACFDIFRNRKFRSTSFGYFGHMWELYAFWAFIPVILKTYTVQHPEVVFNIPLLSFLIIGIGGLACVVGGYLVGIAGTKRVAIISLILSCACCLLSPLFFMSASESLFIAFLLFWGMVVIADSPLFSTLVAQNVSAEIKGTALTIVNSIGFFITIISIQLLNFLQNLMNPTYIYTLLAIGPILGLIALYDNNNELKQV, from the coding sequence TTGAAACAATCTAAGTTCATACTTCCTATAATTGTAATTTCTCAGTTCTGCTGTACATCTCTTTGGTTTGCTGGTAATGGGGTAATGAGCGATCTTATAGTGAATTTCAATCTTGAAACTAGTGCTTTGGGCCATTTAACTTCGGCAGTACAATTCGGATTTATTTTAGGTACGTTGGTCTTTGCCATTTTCACTATTGCAGATCGTTTTTCTCCCTCAAAAGTATTTTTCAGCTGTGCATTGCTCGGCTCCTTGTTTAATGTAGGGGTAATATGGGATGGTAACAGTTTAACAAGTATACTTTCACTTCGCTTTATTACAGGTTTTTTTCTAGCCGGTATATACCCAGTTGGAATGAAAATAGCTACGGACTATTATGAAAAAGGATTAGGAAAATCACTTAGTTTTTTAGTGGGTGCATTAGTAATTGGTACTGCATTCCCTCATTTAGCCAAAGAAATGACCGGTACATTTGCTTGGAAATCTGTGATCATCTTAACTTCATCTCTTGCCGTAATTGGTGGATTATTAATGTTGATTATGGTACCTGATGGCCCCTACCGAAAACCTGCAAATAAAATAGATCTATCCGCATGTTTTGATATATTCCGGAATCGTAAATTTCGTTCTACTTCCTTTGGCTATTTTGGTCATATGTGGGAATTGTATGCCTTTTGGGCTTTTATACCGGTTATACTAAAGACCTATACCGTTCAACATCCTGAAGTTGTGTTTAACATCCCTTTATTATCATTTTTAATTATTGGAATAGGTGGTTTGGCTTGTGTGGTTGGTGGATACCTAGTGGGTATAGCAGGAACTAAACGAGTAGCCATTATATCATTAATTTTATCATGTGCATGCTGTCTGTTATCACCATTATTCTTTATGTCAGCGTCTGAAAGCTTATTTATTGCTTTCCTTCTTTTTTGGGGAATGGTTGTAATCGCAGACTCTCCTCTTTTCTCAACGCTAGTGGCTCAAAATGTATCCGCAGAAATAAAAGGCACCGCTCTTACCATTGTAAATAGTATTGGTTTTTTCATTACGATTATTAGTATTCAGCTTCTTAATTTTTTACAAAATCTAATGAATCCAACGTATATTTATACCTTATTAGCGATAGGACCTATTTTAGGTTTAATAGCATTATACGATAATAACAATGAACTGAAACAAGTTTAA